A DNA window from Halomicrobium mukohataei DSM 12286 contains the following coding sequences:
- a CDS encoding ABC transporter ATP-binding protein codes for MQEQRTQGGPDSADPIIEARNVCVTYDLEHRDAMVLDDVSIDLRRGEILGVVGESGSGKSMLANAMMDAVEEPGITTGEVTYYPEDGGEPVDVLDLSTEDLKEFRWEEVSMVFQGALSSFNPTMSIRGHFEETLAAHDYDVEEGMERARQLLGDLYLDPDRVLDSYAHELSGGMSQRALIALSLVLEPQVLLMDEPTAALDLLMQRSILSLLADIKAKYDLTILFITHDLPLVAGLADRLAILYAFELAEVGTATQIAHDSKHPYTRALLQAVPNLDAPTDSMRPIEGTAPNPAHVPDGCHYAPRCPLATRECHEETPPWVDVEDDHRSACFHYDEAEDAVPFDLSEVSDA; via the coding sequence ATGCAAGAACAACGCACGCAGGGTGGCCCCGACAGCGCGGACCCGATCATCGAGGCCCGCAACGTCTGTGTCACCTACGACCTGGAGCACCGAGACGCGATGGTACTGGACGACGTGTCGATCGACCTCCGCCGGGGCGAGATTCTCGGTGTCGTCGGCGAGTCCGGCAGCGGCAAGTCGATGCTGGCAAACGCCATGATGGACGCCGTCGAGGAACCCGGTATCACGACCGGTGAAGTGACCTACTACCCCGAAGACGGCGGCGAACCGGTCGACGTTCTCGACCTCTCGACCGAGGACCTCAAGGAGTTCCGCTGGGAGGAAGTGTCGATGGTGTTCCAGGGCGCGCTGTCGTCGTTCAACCCCACCATGTCGATCCGCGGGCACTTCGAGGAGACGCTGGCGGCCCACGACTACGACGTGGAGGAGGGGATGGAACGGGCCAGACAGCTCCTCGGTGACCTGTACCTCGATCCCGACCGCGTTCTGGACTCGTACGCCCACGAACTCTCTGGCGGGATGAGCCAGCGGGCGCTGATCGCACTCAGTCTGGTCCTCGAACCGCAGGTCCTCTTGATGGACGAGCCGACGGCCGCGCTCGACCTGCTGATGCAGCGCTCGATCCTCTCCTTGCTGGCCGACATCAAGGCCAAGTACGACCTGACGATCCTCTTTATCACCCACGACCTCCCGCTGGTCGCGGGGCTGGCCGACCGACTGGCGATCCTCTATGCCTTCGAGCTCGCGGAGGTCGGCACCGCGACGCAGATCGCCCACGACTCCAAACACCCCTACACGCGGGCGCTGTTGCAGGCCGTGCCGAACCTCGACGCGCCGACCGACTCGATGCGACCGATCGAGGGGACCGCGCCGAACCCGGCCCACGTCCCCGACGGCTGTCACTACGCGCCGCGGTGCCCGCTCGCGACCAGGGAGTGTCACGAGGAGACGCCGCCGTGGGTCGACGTCGAGGACGACCACCGCTCGGCCTGCTTCCACTACGACGAGGCCGAGGACGCCGTTCCGTTCGACCTCTCGGAGGTGTCCGACGCGTGA
- a CDS encoding ABC transporter permease, with translation MSRTDRDDDSGETPGSDADFEAVGDALGTPERFTDEGRDPGRAPISGHARNGRVAADGGSSSVSEFQQMADVSMTDAERRRQWIDEKLLAPARIVWSDWRARTGALVVVFYVLMATVGLAIVTEPSPNQGGYLVGAFRTLEFPLGTTASGVSLLSQTVYATPSMLTMIASGAVFTVCLGTAFGTIAGYKGGTVDRVLMIVTDIMMTIPGLPLTIVLASALQIDGNPVIIGILITINAWAGLARAIRSQVLTLRDAEYVEASRIMGMETSTIISGDIIPNLMPYITMNFVQQARAVIFGSVGLYFLGVLPYTSVNWGVMMNAAVNRAGATSSPAAFHWLLVPMVTIIILALGLTLLAQGADRIFNPRVRARHAETVASDGDDDATTGEI, from the coding sequence CCCCCGAGCGGTTCACCGACGAGGGCCGCGACCCCGGTCGTGCTCCGATCTCGGGCCACGCCCGCAACGGCCGCGTCGCGGCCGACGGGGGCTCCTCGTCGGTCTCGGAGTTCCAGCAGATGGCCGACGTGTCGATGACCGACGCCGAACGGCGGCGACAGTGGATCGACGAGAAGCTCCTCGCGCCGGCCCGGATCGTCTGGAGCGACTGGCGCGCACGCACGGGCGCGCTCGTGGTCGTCTTCTACGTACTGATGGCGACGGTCGGCCTCGCGATCGTCACCGAACCGTCGCCCAACCAGGGCGGCTACCTGGTCGGGGCCTTCCGGACGCTGGAGTTCCCGCTGGGAACGACCGCGTCCGGCGTCAGTCTGCTCTCCCAGACCGTCTACGCGACGCCGTCGATGCTGACGATGATCGCGTCGGGTGCCGTCTTCACGGTCTGTCTCGGGACGGCCTTCGGCACCATCGCGGGCTACAAGGGCGGCACCGTCGATCGAGTGTTGATGATCGTCACGGACATCATGATGACCATTCCGGGGCTGCCCCTGACGATCGTGCTGGCCTCGGCGCTCCAGATCGACGGGAACCCGGTGATCATCGGGATCCTGATCACGATCAACGCCTGGGCGGGGCTCGCACGCGCCATCCGATCGCAGGTGCTGACCCTGCGCGACGCCGAGTACGTCGAAGCGTCGCGCATCATGGGGATGGAGACCTCGACGATCATCTCCGGGGACATCATTCCGAACCTGATGCCCTACATTACGATGAACTTCGTCCAGCAGGCCCGGGCCGTCATCTTCGGTTCCGTCGGCCTGTACTTCCTCGGCGTCCTGCCCTACACCAGCGTCAACTGGGGCGTGATGATGAACGCCGCCGTCAACCGCGCCGGTGCCACGTCCTCACCCGCGGCCTTCCACTGGCTGCTGGTGCCGATGGTGACGATCATCATCCTCGCGCTGGGCCTGACGCTGCTGGCCCAGGGGGCCGACCGGATCTTCAATCCGCGGGTCCGTGCCCGCCACGCCGAGACCGTCGCGAGCGACGGGGACGACGACGCGACCACGGGGGAGATCTGA
- a CDS encoding ABC transporter ATP-binding protein: MSDRATTTGTTRDDDVVMSLENVSVDFEKEQGVLESLFDEPETVQAVSDVSIDISENDVLALVGESGCGKTTLGKTIIGVQRPTEGTVSYRGQDVWDAKDGRGDVTVPFDDIRRSLQMIHQDPGAALNPNRKVLTTLEAPLKKWDPEMSTEDRRARIFALLDRVGMEPPEDYAHRFPHQLSGGEQQRIALVRALLMNPDVILADEAVSALDVSLRVETMNLLLELQEQFNTSFVFISHNLSNARYLAQEAGGRIGIMYLGEIVEIGPPDEVLNDPQHPYTKVLRWATADLDPTAQEMTDPPVRSIDIPDPVNPPSGCRFHTRCPEAREVCTTTAPELGEEAATASERCAACHRTDPDHEYWESEPLDGVEAAESPTLND, translated from the coding sequence GTGAGCGACCGCGCCACGACGACGGGCACTACCCGGGACGACGATGTCGTGATGTCGCTGGAGAACGTCTCGGTCGACTTCGAGAAAGAACAGGGCGTCCTCGAGTCGCTGTTCGACGAGCCAGAGACCGTCCAGGCGGTCAGTGACGTGTCGATCGACATCTCCGAGAACGACGTGCTCGCACTCGTCGGGGAGTCTGGCTGCGGGAAGACGACGCTTGGCAAGACGATCATCGGCGTCCAGCGCCCCACCGAGGGGACCGTCTCCTACCGGGGACAGGACGTGTGGGACGCCAAGGACGGCCGCGGCGACGTGACCGTCCCCTTCGACGACATCCGTCGGTCGCTTCAGATGATCCACCAGGACCCCGGCGCGGCGCTCAACCCCAACCGGAAGGTCCTGACGACGCTGGAAGCGCCTCTGAAGAAGTGGGACCCCGAGATGTCCACCGAGGACCGCCGGGCGCGGATCTTCGCGCTGCTGGACCGGGTGGGCATGGAGCCGCCCGAAGACTACGCGCATCGGTTCCCCCACCAGCTCTCTGGGGGCGAACAGCAGCGGATCGCGCTGGTCCGGGCCCTGCTGATGAATCCGGACGTGATCCTCGCCGACGAGGCCGTCTCGGCGCTGGACGTGTCGCTGCGCGTCGAGACGATGAACCTCCTCCTGGAGCTGCAAGAGCAGTTCAACACCTCGTTCGTGTTCATCAGTCACAACCTCTCGAACGCCCGCTATCTGGCACAGGAAGCGGGCGGACGCATCGGCATCATGTACCTCGGGGAGATCGTCGAGATCGGCCCGCCCGACGAGGTCCTGAACGACCCCCAGCACCCCTACACGAAGGTGCTGCGCTGGGCGACCGCCGATCTGGATCCGACCGCCCAGGAGATGACCGATCCGCCGGTCCGCTCGATCGACATCCCGGACCCGGTGAATCCGCCGTCGGGCTGTCGGTTCCACACCCGCTGTCCGGAGGCTCGGGAGGTCTGTACCACCACGGCTCCGGAACTTGGCGAGGAGGCGGCGACGGCGAGCGAACGCTGTGCCGCCTGCCACCGCACCGATCCCGACCACGAGTACTGGGAGAGCGAACCCCTCGACGGCGTCGAAGCCGCCGAGTCGCCGACACTGAACGACTGA